A genomic stretch from Salarias fasciatus chromosome 18, fSalaFa1.1, whole genome shotgun sequence includes:
- the LOC115405297 gene encoding protein FAM102B-like has protein sequence MSFILMKKKKFKFKVHFDLEELSSVPFVNGVLFCKVRLLDGGFAAESTREPVQANCVRWKKSFSFMCKMSAGAGTGVLDPCMCRVSVRKELKGGKSFAKLGFADLNLSEFAGSGSTVRRCLLEGYDTKNTRQDNSILKVVITTQLMSGDPCFKTPPSTAMTLGITHPEAQCLLQDRKGGDVHISHLLAEIPRKSMSVPEGLVAFGHSRTPSYASQQSKISGYSSNHSSLTDLCHRRSASGGSASTGIGSILEPGEQQGESRITPPVSTPENPSTPTKFIRHPMKQNSMENQLKRVDATRVDADDIIEKILQSQDFSHGFLDSSAEEEGLSLFVGPGGSTALGSQHTRVTPGAFEQVVIKR, from the exons ATGTCTTTTATCctcatgaagaaaaagaaatttaaattcAAGGTCCACTTCGACCTGGAGGAGCTGTCCTCGGTCCCCTTCGTCAACGGAGTGTTGTTCTGTAAAGTGCGGCTCCTGGACGGAGGCTTCGCAGCTGAGTCCACTCG CGAGCCCGTCCAGGCCAACTGCGTGCGCTGGAAGAAGAGTTTTTCCTTCATGTGTAAGATGAGTGCCGGTGCTGGGACCGGAGTGCTGGACCCCTGCATGTGTCGGGTGTCTGTACGTAAG GAACTGAAGGGCGGAAAAAGTTTTGCAAAG CTGGGCTTTGCTGACTTGAACCTGTCGGAGTTTGCTGGATCCGGCAGCACCGTCCGACGGTGCCTCCTCGAGGGATACGACACTAAAAACACCAGACAGGACAACTCTATTCTTAAG GTCGTCATCACCACGCAACTCATGTCTGGAGATCCCTGTTTTAAAAC GCCTCCGTCCACAGCCATGACTCTGGGTATCACACATCCTGAAGCGCAGTGTCTCCTTCAAGACAGGAAAGGAGGAGACGTTCACATATCGCACTTACTGGCTG AAATTCCAAGAAAGTCCATGTCGGTCCCTGAAGGGCTCGTAGCATTTGGACACTCCAGAACGCCCAGTTATGCAAGTCAGCAGTCCAAAatctcag GTTATAGCTCCAACCACTCCAGTTTAACGGACCTGTGCCACCGGCGCAGCGCGTCTGGAGGGTCCGCCTCCACGGGCATCGGCAGCATCCTGGAGCCCGGCGAGCAGCAGGGCGAGAGCAGGATCACTCCTCCGGTCTCCACGCCCGAAAACCCCTCAACGCCCACCAAATTCATCAG ACACCCCATGAAGCAGAACTCGATGGAGAACCAGCTGAAGAGAGTCGACGCCACCCGGGTGGATGCCGACGACATAATAGAGAAGATCCTGCAGAGCCAGGACTTCAGCCACGGCTTCTTGGACTCCAGtgcagagg aggaGGGGCTCAGCCTGTTTGTCGGTCCTGGTGGGAGCACAGCTTTGGGAAGCCAGCACACGAG GGTCACGCCCGGAGCCTTTGAGCAGGTGGTGATAAAGCGCTGA
- the LOC115405296 gene encoding calcium-binding mitochondrial carrier protein SCaMC-1-like isoform X2, with the protein MYRTLRELVLPGARCWDAASERSYQDLFERLDTNKDGRVDVAELRAGLQAMGIFRQGAAQKIVSSGDQNKDGTLDFSEFTKYLKEHEKKLWLTFKSLDKNNDGRLDASEIQQSLAELGIDVSRSDALKILQSMDIDGTMMVDWNEWREHFLLCPAHNLEDIIRHWKHSVLDIGDSLAIPDEFTEEEKSSDVWWKQLVAGAAAGAVSRTGTAPLDRIKVFMQVHSSKSNQIGLVGGFRQMITEGGLMSLWRGNGINVLKIAPETAIKFMAYEQYKKLLTAEGQKIETHKRFMAGSMAGATAQTAIYPMEVLKTRLTLRKTGQYAGMFDCAKKILRKEGVKAFYKGYIPNLLGIIPYAGIDLAVYETLKNTWLSYHTKDSANPGVLVLLGCGTISSTCGQLASYPLALVRTRMQAQASLDATDQPSMTSLMKKIVAKDGFFGLYRGILPNFMKVIPAVSISYVVYEYMKTGLGISK; encoded by the exons ATGTACCGCACGCTCCGGGAGCTCGTGCTCCCCGGCGCGCGCTGCTGGGATGCCGCCAGTGAGAGGTCATACCAGGACCTGTTCGAGAGGCTGGACACCAACAAGGACGGCAGGGTGGATGTGGCGGAGCTCCGAGCGGGCCTCCAGGCGATGGGCATCTTCCGGCAGGGCGCCGCTCAG AAAATCGTGTCCTCCGGAGACCAAAACAAAGATGGGACTCTGGACTTCAGTGAATTCACCAAATACCTGAAGGAGCACGAGAAGAAGCTGTGGCTCACGTTCAAGAGTCTGGACAAAAACAACGACG GGCGACTCGATGCTTCAGAGATCCAGCAGTCCCTGGCAGAGCTGGGGATCGACGTCAGCAGAAGCGATGCCCTGAAGATCCTGCAGAG CATGGACATTGACGGAACCATGATGGTGGACTGGAACGAGTGGAGAGAGCACTTCCTCCTGTGTCCCGCCCACAACCTGGAAGACATCATCCGCCACTGGAAGCACTCG GTGCTTGACATCGGCGACAGTCTCGCCATCCCAGACGAGTttacagaggaggagaagagctcggACGTCTGGTGGAAGCAGCTGGTCGCcggcgcggcggcgggagcCGTTTCTCGCACCGGCACCGCCCCACTGGACAGAATCAAAGTTTTCA TGCAGGTTCATTCCTCCAAGTCGAACCAGATCGGCCTGGTTGGCGGCTTCCGGCAGATGATCACAGAGGGGGGTCTGATGTCTCTGTGGAGAGGAAATGGAATAAACGTCTTGAAGATCGCTCCAGAGACGGCAATAAAGTTCATGGCTTATGAGCAG TATAAGAAGCTGTTGACAGCAGAGGGTCAGAAAATCGAGACACACAAGAGGTTCATGGCGGGCTCGATGGCCGGAGCCACAGCGCAGACGGCCATCTACCCGATGGAG GTTTTAAAGACTCGGCTGACCCTGAGGAAAACCGGCCAGTACGCAGGAATGTTCGATTGCGCCAAGAAGATCCTGAGGAAGGAGGGCGTCAAAGCTTTCTACAAGGGCTACATTCCAAATCTACTGGGCATCATTCCCTACGCTGGGATAGACCTGGCCGTTTATGAG ACTCTGAAAAACACCTGGCTGTCATATCACACCAAAGACTCGGCGAACCCAGGagtcctggtgctgctgggctGTGGGACTATCTCCAGTACCTGTGGGCAGCTGGCCAGCTACCCTCTCGCTCTCGTGCGCACCCGGATGCAGGCACAAG cctctctggATGCGACGGACCAGCCGTCCATGACTTCTCTGATGAAGAAGATTGTAGCCAAAGACGGCTTTTTTGGACTCTACCGAGGAATCCTGCCCAACTTCATGAAAGTCATCCCTGCTGTCAGCATCAGCTACGTGGTTTATGAGTACATGAAGACTGGCTTGGGAATCTCCAAATGA
- the LOC115405296 gene encoding calcium-binding mitochondrial carrier protein SCaMC-1-like isoform X1, with product MYRTLRELVLPGARCWDAASERSYQDLFERLDTNKDGRVDVAELRAGLQAMGIFRQGAAQKIVSSGDQNKDGTLDFSEFTKYLKEHEKKLWLTFKSLDKNNDGRLDASEIQQSLAELGIDVSRSDALKILQSMDIDGTMMVDWNEWREHFLLCPAHNLEDIIRHWKHSVLDIGDSLAIPDEFTEEEKSSDVWWKQLVAGAAAGAVSRTGTAPLDRIKVFMQVHSSKSNQIGLVGGFRQMITEGGLMSLWRGNGINVLKIAPETAIKFMAYEQYKKLLTAEGQKIETHKRFMAGSMAGATAQTAIYPMEVLKTRLTLRKTGQYAGMFDCAKKILRKEGVKAFYKGYIPNLLGIIPYAGIDLAVYETLKNTWLSYHTKDSANPGVLVLLGCGTISSTCGQLASYPLALVRTRMQAQASLDATDQPSMTSLMKKIVAKDGFFGLYRGILPNFMKVIPAVSISYVVYEYMKTGLGISK from the exons ATGTACCGCACGCTCCGGGAGCTCGTGCTCCCCGGCGCGCGCTGCTGGGATGCCGCCAGTGAGAGGTCATACCAGGACCTGTTCGAGAGGCTGGACACCAACAAGGACGGCAGGGTGGATGTGGCGGAGCTCCGAGCGGGCCTCCAGGCGATGGGCATCTTCCGGCAGGGCGCCGCTCAG AAAATCGTGTCCTCCGGAGACCAAAACAAAGATGGGACTCTGGACTTCAGTGAATTCACCAAATACCTGAAGGAGCACGAGAAGAAGCTGTGGCTCACGTTCAAGAGTCTGGACAAAAACAACGACG GGCGACTCGATGCTTCAGAGATCCAGCAGTCCCTGGCAGAGCTGGGGATCGACGTCAGCAGAAGCGATGCCCTGAAGATCCTGCAGAG CATGGACATTGACGGAACCATGATGGTGGACTGGAACGAGTGGAGAGAGCACTTCCTCCTGTGTCCCGCCCACAACCTGGAAGACATCATCCGCCACTGGAAGCACTCG GTGCTTGACATCGGCGACAGTCTCGCCATCCCAGACGAGTttacagaggaggagaagagctcggACGTCTGGTGGAAGCAGCTGGTCGCcggcgcggcggcgggagcCGTTTCTCGCACCGGCACCGCCCCACTGGACAGAATCAAAGTTTTCATGCAG GTTCATTCCTCCAAGTCGAACCAGATCGGCCTGGTTGGCGGCTTCCGGCAGATGATCACAGAGGGGGGTCTGATGTCTCTGTGGAGAGGAAATGGAATAAACGTCTTGAAGATCGCTCCAGAGACGGCAATAAAGTTCATGGCTTATGAGCAG TATAAGAAGCTGTTGACAGCAGAGGGTCAGAAAATCGAGACACACAAGAGGTTCATGGCGGGCTCGATGGCCGGAGCCACAGCGCAGACGGCCATCTACCCGATGGAG GTTTTAAAGACTCGGCTGACCCTGAGGAAAACCGGCCAGTACGCAGGAATGTTCGATTGCGCCAAGAAGATCCTGAGGAAGGAGGGCGTCAAAGCTTTCTACAAGGGCTACATTCCAAATCTACTGGGCATCATTCCCTACGCTGGGATAGACCTGGCCGTTTATGAG ACTCTGAAAAACACCTGGCTGTCATATCACACCAAAGACTCGGCGAACCCAGGagtcctggtgctgctgggctGTGGGACTATCTCCAGTACCTGTGGGCAGCTGGCCAGCTACCCTCTCGCTCTCGTGCGCACCCGGATGCAGGCACAAG cctctctggATGCGACGGACCAGCCGTCCATGACTTCTCTGATGAAGAAGATTGTAGCCAAAGACGGCTTTTTTGGACTCTACCGAGGAATCCTGCCCAACTTCATGAAAGTCATCCCTGCTGTCAGCATCAGCTACGTGGTTTATGAGTACATGAAGACTGGCTTGGGAATCTCCAAATGA